The Gimibacter soli genome includes a region encoding these proteins:
- a CDS encoding serine hydrolase domain-containing protein produces MRAALLGGLSLAVANTAAALPLGEAINRFQGQFSDEMRQTGAPGAAWVIVEGDRVAGMGTWGIKAQGSPDRVTENTVFRLASVSKTFAASLTTILVNEGRISLDAPVAGYVPAFQTKYASTKSALTLRDVLSHQTGYVHNAYDGMIEGGRTLDQILPYFGTLKPNCKPGTCYGYQNVLFSIVEPVVEKSTGNPYENLIRDRLFTPLGMNTASVGYEGYLQSPDKASPHVLVAKRTYRKTRVKETYYHFNPAAGVNASITDMSKWLSAQLGKRPDVLPDGSIGMMTKKEVRTLREMSKRRWRPYLTNAHYGLGWRIYDFGDDTLVYHFGAVEGFRALVAYSKSRNVGISILTNGGSNEIDELNVAFWAALQANEVADATPIPVQQKAVVKVAAAAPAKSRFPAVLPKAKPARP; encoded by the coding sequence ATGCGGGCTGCTCTTTTGGGCGGTCTTTCGCTTGCGGTGGCCAACACCGCGGCTGCCTTGCCACTGGGCGAGGCGATCAACCGGTTCCAGGGCCAGTTCAGCGACGAGATGCGACAGACCGGCGCGCCGGGTGCGGCGTGGGTCATCGTTGAAGGTGACCGCGTCGCCGGTATGGGTACATGGGGTATCAAGGCGCAGGGCAGCCCGGACCGGGTGACCGAAAACACCGTTTTCCGTCTCGCCTCCGTATCGAAAACCTTTGCTGCCAGCCTGACGACGATCCTTGTGAACGAAGGCCGCATCTCGCTTGATGCGCCTGTGGCTGGCTATGTGCCTGCATTCCAGACCAAATATGCCTCCACGAAATCGGCGCTGACGCTGAGGGACGTTCTCTCGCACCAGACCGGTTATGTGCATAACGCCTATGACGGCATGATCGAAGGCGGACGGACGCTCGATCAGATCCTGCCCTACTTCGGCACGCTGAAGCCGAACTGCAAGCCGGGCACCTGCTACGGTTACCAGAACGTGCTTTTCTCGATCGTCGAGCCGGTGGTCGAAAAATCCACGGGCAATCCCTATGAAAACCTGATCCGTGACCGCCTGTTCACGCCGCTTGGCATGAACACGGCCTCTGTCGGTTATGAAGGCTATCTGCAATCGCCCGACAAGGCGTCGCCCCACGTGCTGGTGGCCAAGCGCACCTATCGCAAGACGCGGGTGAAGGAGACCTATTATCACTTCAATCCGGCAGCGGGCGTAAATGCCAGCATCACCGATATGTCCAAATGGCTGTCAGCCCAGCTCGGCAAACGTCCCGATGTGCTGCCGGATGGCTCCATCGGCATGATGACGAAGAAGGAAGTCCGCACGCTTCGGGAAATGTCCAAACGCCGCTGGCGGCCGTATCTGACGAACGCGCACTATGGCCTTGGCTGGCGCATCTATGATTTCGGCGATGATACGCTTGTCTATCACTTCGGCGCGGTGGAAGGCTTCCGCGCGCTTGTCGCCTATTCCAAATCCCGCAACGTGGGTATCTCGATCCTCACGAACGGCGGCTCGAACGAGATTGACGAACTGAACGTCGCCTTCTGGGCGGCCCTGCAGGCGAACGAAGTGGCAGATGCCACCCCGATCCCCGTTCAGCAGAAAGCCGTTGTCAAGGTTGCCGCTGCCGCCCCCGCCAAGTCCCGCTTCCCGGCTGTGCTGCCGAAAGCAAAACCGGCGCGTCCCTGA
- the thiD gene encoding bifunctional hydroxymethylpyrimidine kinase/phosphomethylpyrimidine kinase, producing MTQTTPSGRVLIIAGSDSGGGAGIQADIKTVTRFGAYAATAVTAITVQNTLGVSDVHAIPAPVVAAQIRAVLDDIGADVVKTGMLATAELVHAVADALDASGFKGKLVIDPVMVSTSGDRLLADNAVEALKARLIARADVVTPNLAEAAVLTGRPIHSPFDMARAGQEILALGARAAIMKGGHLEDETVTDLLVTADDIKSIEGAKIDTRHTHGTGCTLASGVAAALALGDDLPTAFVRARGFVANAIAAAPGFGKGHGPLGHATADVPEGEGA from the coding sequence TTGACCCAAACGACGCCCTCGGGCCGCGTGCTGATCATCGCCGGATCGGATTCCGGCGGCGGGGCAGGCATTCAGGCCGATATCAAAACGGTGACCCGTTTCGGCGCCTATGCCGCAACGGCGGTCACTGCCATCACCGTGCAGAACACGCTCGGTGTATCGGACGTGCATGCGATCCCGGCGCCGGTTGTGGCCGCGCAGATACGGGCGGTGCTTGATGATATCGGCGCGGATGTCGTGAAAACCGGCATGCTGGCAACGGCGGAACTGGTGCATGCGGTCGCCGATGCGCTTGATGCGTCCGGCTTCAAGGGCAAGCTGGTGATCGACCCCGTGATGGTGTCCACGTCCGGTGATCGGCTCCTTGCAGACAATGCGGTGGAAGCCCTGAAGGCCCGCCTTATCGCGCGCGCCGATGTGGTGACGCCGAACCTCGCCGAGGCTGCTGTGCTGACAGGCCGTCCGATCCATTCACCCTTCGATATGGCGCGGGCAGGGCAGGAAATTCTCGCGCTTGGCGCCAGGGCGGCGATCATGAAGGGCGGGCATCTCGAGGATGAAACGGTGACCGATCTTCTCGTTACCGCTGACGATATCAAAAGCATCGAAGGCGCAAAGATCGATACGCGCCACACCCACGGCACCGGCTGTACGCTGGCGAGCGGTGTGGCGGCGGCACTGGCACTCGGTGATGACCTGCCGACGGCCTTCGTTCGTGCACGCGGCTTTGTGGCAAACGCGATTGCCGCCGCACCGGGCTTTGGCAAGGGGCACGGCCCGCTTGGCCATGCGACCGCCGATGTGCCGGAAGGGGAAGGCGCATGA
- the ftsH gene encoding ATP-dependent zinc metalloprotease FtsH has protein sequence MNSFMRNALVWGLIILLLLALFNLFEGSGKKAPEVAYSQFIEAVEQNRVASVERTGQDVTGTYTSGETFRVTVPLFDGDLTTILREHNVVHKETKEEQGILVGMLLSWLPFILLIGVWIFFMRQMQGRGGGGGAMGFGKSRARLLTEKQGRVTFEDVAGIEEAKEELEEIVEFLRDPQKFQRLGGKIPKGALLVGPPGTGKTLLARAIAGEANVPFFTISGSDFVEMFVGVGASRVRDMFEQAKKNAPCIIFIDEIDAVGRHRGAGLGGGNDEREQTLNQLLVEMDGFEANEGIIIVAATNRPDVLDPALLRPGRFDRQVVVPNPDIQGREKILGVHMKKVPLAPDVDVNVIARGTPGFSGADLMNLVNEAALLAARRGKKIVAMADFDAAKDKVMMGAERRSMVMTEDEKRLTAYHEGGHALVTLHCPSSDPIHKATIIPRGRALGMVMRLPERDQYSQSREKMHDNLAIAMGGRVAEEVIFGYDKVTSGASSDIQYATNLARAMVTKWGMSDKLGPLLYSANEEEVFLGHSVARQQNMSDETSKLIDQEIKAFVVGATDRAKKILTDHLDDLHKLAGALLEYETLSGDEIKALLRGEKIREGDGKDKGNPPSKPAPSSAVPTTGVGSTPEPQPGT, from the coding sequence GTGAACAGTTTCATGCGGAACGCGCTCGTCTGGGGCCTGATCATTCTCCTCCTCCTTGCGCTCTTCAACCTGTTTGAAGGTTCGGGCAAGAAAGCCCCCGAGGTCGCCTACAGCCAGTTTATCGAAGCTGTCGAGCAGAACCGGGTGGCGAGTGTGGAACGCACCGGCCAGGATGTAACGGGCACCTACACCAGCGGTGAAACCTTCCGCGTGACGGTGCCGCTGTTTGACGGCGACCTGACGACGATCCTGCGCGAGCATAATGTTGTCCACAAGGAAACCAAGGAAGAGCAGGGCATCCTCGTTGGCATGCTCCTTTCGTGGCTGCCTTTCATCCTGCTGATCGGTGTTTGGATCTTCTTCATGCGCCAGATGCAAGGCCGTGGCGGCGGTGGCGGGGCCATGGGCTTCGGCAAGTCGCGCGCCCGCCTGCTGACCGAAAAGCAAGGCCGTGTGACGTTTGAAGACGTGGCCGGCATCGAGGAAGCCAAGGAAGAGCTTGAGGAAATCGTCGAATTCCTGCGCGACCCGCAGAAATTCCAGCGCCTTGGCGGCAAAATCCCCAAGGGCGCGCTGCTCGTTGGTCCTCCGGGTACAGGTAAAACGCTTCTGGCCCGCGCCATTGCGGGTGAAGCAAACGTACCCTTCTTCACCATTTCAGGTTCGGACTTCGTGGAAATGTTCGTCGGTGTCGGTGCATCCCGTGTGCGCGACATGTTCGAACAGGCCAAGAAAAACGCCCCTTGCATCATCTTCATCGACGAGATCGACGCGGTTGGCCGCCACCGCGGTGCCGGCCTTGGTGGCGGCAACGACGAACGCGAGCAGACCCTGAACCAGCTGCTTGTCGAGATGGACGGCTTTGAAGCGAATGAAGGCATCATCATCGTGGCGGCCACCAACCGTCCGGATGTGCTGGACCCCGCGCTGCTGCGTCCCGGCCGTTTCGACCGTCAGGTCGTGGTGCCGAACCCCGATATCCAGGGCCGCGAGAAGATCCTTGGCGTTCACATGAAGAAAGTGCCGCTGGCACCGGATGTGGATGTGAATGTGATCGCGCGCGGCACGCCGGGCTTCTCGGGCGCTGACCTGATGAACCTTGTGAACGAAGCGGCCCTTCTGGCGGCTCGTCGCGGCAAGAAAATCGTTGCCATGGCAGATTTCGATGCTGCCAAGGACAAGGTGATGATGGGTGCCGAGCGGCGCTCGATGGTGATGACGGAAGACGAAAAACGCCTGACCGCCTATCACGAAGGTGGCCACGCCCTCGTCACGCTGCACTGCCCGTCGTCGGACCCGATCCACAAGGCGACCATCATTCCGCGCGGTCGTGCGCTCGGTATGGTGATGCGCCTGCCGGAACGCGACCAGTATTCGCAGAGCCGCGAGAAGATGCACGACAACCTCGCCATCGCCATGGGCGGTCGCGTGGCGGAAGAGGTCATCTTCGGTTACGACAAGGTTACCTCGGGTGCATCGAGCGATATCCAGTATGCCACCAACCTCGCCCGTGCGATGGTCACCAAATGGGGCATGTCCGACAAGCTTGGTCCGCTGCTCTATAGTGCCAACGAGGAAGAAGTGTTCCTCGGACACTCGGTTGCACGCCAGCAGAATATGTCGGACGAGACCTCGAAGCTGATCGACCAGGAAATCAAGGCCTTCGTTGTCGGCGCTACCGACCGCGCGAAGAAAATCCTGACCGATCATCTGGACGACCTGCACAAGCTTGCCGGTGCGCTGCTTGAGTATGAAACCCTGTCGGGCGACGAGATCAAGGCGCTGCTGCGCGGCGAGAAAATCCGCGAAGGCGACGGCAAGGACAAGGGCAATCCGCCCTCCAAGCCCGCCCCTTCAAGCGCGGTGCCGACAACCGGTGTGGGCTCCACGCCAGAACCGCAGCCGGGCACCTGA
- a CDS encoding tetratricopeptide repeat protein, translating to MAFSSRLMSILLAASVAFALPVAGAAAQDRAEMSKKIDKMERELRAVQRRVFGAGGVPAEAPSDVVGDSEQQKLLPDLVVRVGEMERQMSILTGRLEEMEFRQRQVEEAIELIQRSQATGAAVAPMTGAPANDTLPVTDTAMDTGAASAPAAPAADVQLPEGDADTQYKYAFAFVAKNDLSSATKALEQFVGQHSKEELGGNAKFWLGKVYARQNELPQAARNLLMLVEEHPGHPKLADGLVELADVLHRMDADADACSTLAEFNRIAGDASATLKKDAARISSAAKCS from the coding sequence ATGGCATTTTCTTCGCGACTGATGAGCATTCTTCTGGCGGCATCGGTTGCCTTCGCCCTGCCAGTGGCGGGCGCGGCGGCGCAGGACCGGGCCGAGATGTCCAAGAAGATCGACAAGATGGAACGCGAACTGCGCGCCGTGCAGCGCCGTGTCTTCGGGGCGGGCGGTGTGCCGGCCGAAGCGCCGAGCGATGTGGTGGGTGACAGCGAACAGCAGAAACTGCTGCCTGATCTTGTAGTGCGCGTCGGCGAAATGGAACGTCAGATGAGCATCCTGACGGGCCGCCTTGAAGAAATGGAATTCCGCCAGCGCCAGGTTGAAGAAGCGATCGAGCTGATCCAGCGCAGCCAGGCAACGGGTGCGGCAGTCGCCCCGATGACCGGTGCGCCCGCCAACGACACCCTGCCGGTAACCGACACGGCCATGGATACGGGGGCTGCCAGCGCCCCTGCTGCCCCTGCCGCTGACGTGCAGTTGCCGGAAGGCGACGCCGACACCCAGTATAAATATGCCTTTGCTTTCGTTGCCAAAAATGACCTTTCCAGTGCTACCAAGGCGCTTGAGCAATTCGTTGGTCAACACAGCAAGGAAGAGCTTGGCGGCAACGCCAAATTCTGGCTCGGCAAGGTTTATGCGCGCCAGAACGAACTGCCGCAGGCGGCCCGCAATCTTCTGATGCTGGTGGAAGAACATCCCGGCCACCCGAAGCTCGCTGACGGGCTTGTGGAGCTTGCCGATGTCCTCCACCGGATGGATGCCGACGCCGATGCCTGCAGCACGCTTGCCGAGTTCAACCGCATTGCCGGTGATGCATCTGCAACGCTGAAGAAAGACGCTGCCCGCATATCATCGGCGGCCAAGTGCTCCTAA
- the glmM gene encoding phosphoglucosamine mutase: protein MSKRKYFGTDGIRGRVNEGHMTPDVALRVGLAAGKAFVRGDHVHRVVIGKDTRRSGYMYEPALASGFVAAGMDVILVGPMPTPAIAMLVKSLRADLGVMISASHNPHDDNGIKFFGPDGYKLSDEQELAIEAMIDGDTSDILQPSLTLGHARRLDDAGGRYVEFAKATVPAGVTFDGLKVVVDCANGAAYKVAPTVLWELGADVIPMGVSPNGYNINAECGSTHPEAMCERVRKEGADIGIALDGDADRLILCDENGKIVDGDQIMALITRNWARRGILKGGGLVATVMSNLGLERLLKSEGLTLERTAVGDRYVVERMRAGGFNVGGEQSGHVVLSDFTTTGDGLVSALQVMTEIVQSGQKASVACKQFEAVPQLLKSVRYKAADPLSDAKVTAAIKAAEAELNGSGRLLIRKSGTEPVIRVMAEGDDDALVARVVHTIADEIEAAR from the coding sequence ATGAGCAAACGCAAATATTTCGGCACCGACGGCATCCGCGGACGGGTCAATGAAGGCCATATGACGCCCGATGTGGCGCTTCGGGTCGGGCTCGCCGCCGGCAAGGCCTTTGTGCGCGGCGACCATGTGCACCGGGTGGTGATCGGCAAGGACACCCGCCGGTCCGGCTATATGTACGAACCGGCGCTGGCTTCGGGCTTTGTGGCGGCCGGCATGGATGTGATCCTTGTGGGGCCGATGCCGACCCCGGCCATCGCCATGCTGGTCAAATCGCTGCGCGCTGATCTTGGCGTGATGATTTCAGCGAGCCACAATCCGCACGACGACAATGGCATCAAATTCTTCGGTCCCGATGGCTACAAGCTTTCGGACGAGCAGGAACTGGCGATCGAGGCCATGATCGATGGCGACACCAGCGATATCCTGCAGCCGTCGCTCACGCTCGGCCACGCCCGGCGGCTTGATGACGCTGGCGGCCGCTATGTGGAATTCGCCAAGGCAACCGTGCCTGCGGGGGTCACCTTCGACGGCCTCAAAGTGGTTGTCGATTGCGCTAACGGGGCGGCCTACAAGGTGGCGCCGACCGTGCTTTGGGAACTGGGCGCCGATGTGATCCCGATGGGCGTTTCGCCGAACGGCTACAATATCAATGCCGAATGCGGCTCCACCCACCCCGAGGCCATGTGCGAACGCGTGCGCAAGGAAGGCGCCGATATCGGCATCGCGCTGGATGGTGATGCCGACCGGCTGATCCTCTGCGACGAGAACGGCAAGATCGTGGACGGCGACCAGATCATGGCGCTGATCACCCGCAACTGGGCGCGCCGCGGTATCCTGAAGGGCGGCGGGCTTGTCGCCACCGTCATGTCGAACCTTGGGCTAGAGCGCCTGTTGAAATCCGAAGGGCTGACGCTGGAACGCACGGCCGTTGGTGACCGCTATGTGGTGGAACGCATGCGTGCCGGTGGCTTCAACGTGGGCGGCGAGCAATCGGGCCATGTGGTGCTGTCTGATTTCACGACAACCGGTGACGGGCTTGTGTCTGCCCTGCAGGTGATGACCGAAATCGTCCAGTCCGGCCAGAAGGCATCGGTTGCCTGCAAACAGTTCGAGGCCGTACCGCAGCTTCTGAAAAGCGTGCGCTACAAGGCCGCCGATCCGCTGTCTGACGCCAAGGTGACGGCCGCGATCAAGGCGGCAGAGGCAGAGCTCAATGGCTCCGGTCGCCTCCTGATCCGCAAGTCGGGCACCGAACCGGTGATCCGCGTGATGGCGGAAGGCGACGATGATGCGCTTGTCGCCCGCGTCGTTCACACCATCGCCGACGAGATCGAGGCAGCCCGTTGA
- a CDS encoding LysE family transporter: MGAVEYLFWGMAFGFILSVPVGPVNMLCLQRGLRGHPVDAFLIGVAAAVGDAIFAALSAFSVDLVRSLFLAHDRILAVAGGLIMMGFALHIWRSHPHLTPEEGTSAGRGTIRTMAATLALTLSNPGIFVGLIGLYSAVGIGDLGAGGGKAHVEGLSLVAGVFLGAILWWLLLASIANRLRERISDQHLEWINRGSAILILCFAFFAFFTLLA; the protein is encoded by the coding sequence ATGGGGGCTGTTGAATATCTCTTCTGGGGGATGGCGTTCGGTTTCATCCTCTCGGTGCCGGTCGGCCCCGTTAACATGCTCTGCCTGCAGCGGGGCCTGCGCGGCCATCCGGTCGATGCCTTCCTGATTGGCGTGGCGGCAGCGGTGGGCGACGCGATCTTCGCCGCCCTTTCCGCCTTCAGCGTTGATCTGGTGCGCAGCCTGTTTCTGGCGCACGACCGTATCCTCGCTGTCGCCGGCGGGCTCATCATGATGGGGTTCGCCCTGCACATCTGGCGCAGCCATCCGCACCTGACACCGGAAGAAGGCACAAGTGCAGGGCGCGGCACCATTCGCACGATGGCCGCGACACTGGCCCTCACGCTCAGTAATCCGGGTATCTTTGTGGGGCTCATCGGCCTTTATAGCGCTGTCGGGATCGGTGATCTCGGCGCCGGTGGCGGCAAGGCGCATGTCGAAGGCCTGTCGCTTGTGGCCGGGGTCTTCCTTGGTGCAATCTTGTGGTGGTTATTGCTTGCCTCGATTGCAAACAGACTGCGCGAGCGAATCAGTGATCAACACCTCGAATGGATCAACCGGGGATCGGCTATTCTGATACTCTGCTTTGCGTTTTTCGCTTTTTTCACCCTTTTGGCTTGA
- the folP gene encoding dihydropteroate synthase: MPSLDLMTLPADARAYLIPMGGVREPGAAGWRLGGSGLRYPIARLIVRLDRDRVVDRILPVAEIETLAMPDAMRVRVDALKAALAAPRMPLTLEGGRMLAMTRPLVMAILNVTPDSFSDGGKHLDPDAAIAAARAMRAAGADIIDVGGESTRPGAKPVWEGEEAERILPVIRALAGDGTPISVDTRHASVMEKALAAGAHILNDVSALTHDPEALRIASESTAPVILMHAKGEAADVPDYEDLLLEVFDFLEARIEACVAAGIARERIIVDPGIGFGKAVLKDNLALMNNLALFHTLGVPLLVGASRKRFIGAATGVEEADKRLVGSLAAATHAVAQGTHIVRVHDVAETVEAMKLAQAFHDAAMMDVPMEDD, translated from the coding sequence ATGCCATCCCTCGACCTCATGACCCTGCCTGCCGATGCGCGTGCCTATCTGATCCCGATGGGCGGTGTGCGGGAGCCCGGGGCGGCTGGCTGGCGGCTCGGTGGCAGTGGCCTGCGCTACCCCATCGCCCGGCTGATCGTGCGGCTGGACCGTGACCGGGTGGTGGACCGCATTCTGCCCGTGGCCGAGATCGAAACGCTTGCCATGCCCGATGCGATGCGGGTGCGGGTGGATGCGCTGAAGGCGGCGCTTGCGGCCCCGCGCATGCCGTTGACGCTCGAAGGCGGTCGCATGCTCGCCATGACGCGCCCGCTTGTGATGGCCATACTGAATGTCACGCCCGACAGCTTCTCGGACGGCGGCAAGCATCTTGACCCCGATGCCGCCATTGCGGCCGCGCGGGCCATGCGGGCGGCAGGCGCCGATATCATCGATGTGGGCGGCGAAAGCACCCGGCCGGGCGCCAAGCCCGTGTGGGAAGGCGAGGAAGCCGAACGCATCCTGCCGGTGATCCGCGCGCTTGCCGGGGACGGCACGCCGATTTCGGTCGATACCCGCCACGCCTCCGTCATGGAAAAGGCGCTGGCCGCCGGCGCCCATATCCTCAATGATGTCAGCGCCCTGACACACGATCCTGAAGCACTGAGAATCGCGTCGGAATCGACGGCACCTGTGATTCTGATGCATGCCAAGGGCGAAGCCGCCGATGTGCCGGACTATGAGGACCTCTTGCTGGAGGTCTTCGACTTTCTGGAAGCACGCATCGAGGCCTGTGTGGCCGCGGGCATTGCGCGCGAGCGGATCATTGTCGATCCCGGCATCGGTTTCGGCAAGGCGGTACTGAAAGACAATCTGGCGCTGATGAACAATCTGGCGCTTTTCCACACTCTTGGTGTGCCGCTGCTGGTGGGGGCTTCCCGCAAGCGCTTCATTGGCGCGGCAACGGGGGTTGAGGAAGCGGACAAGCGCCTTGTGGGCTCGCTGGCGGCGGCCACCCATGCCGTGGCCCAAGGCACCCATATCGTGCGGGTTCATGACGTAGCCGAAACGGTTGAAGCCATGAAACTGGCGCAGGCCTTCCATGATGCCGCCATGATGGACGTGCCAATGGAAGATGATTAA
- the pal gene encoding peptidoglycan-associated lipoprotein Pal, translating to MTVIRMGKTIALVSATALLLAACSKKEQVGAQVEEQQVQQERVKTAAELEIEQWGHPTAEGLAYYAGADRVFFAYDSSELSGEARMTLDKQAQWLGHYGQVSVTIEGHCDERGTREYNLALGDRRAQAVVNYLAAQGVSADRLKSISYGKERPAVVGNGESAWGQNRRGVLAVD from the coding sequence ATGACTGTTATCCGCATGGGCAAAACTATTGCTCTCGTTTCGGCGACCGCACTTCTCCTCGCCGCTTGCTCGAAAAAAGAACAGGTTGGTGCTCAGGTTGAAGAACAACAGGTTCAGCAAGAGCGCGTCAAGACCGCCGCTGAGCTCGAAATCGAGCAATGGGGCCATCCGACCGCTGAAGGTCTGGCTTACTATGCCGGTGCCGACCGCGTCTTCTTCGCTTACGACAGCTCGGAACTGTCGGGCGAAGCTCGCATGACCCTCGACAAGCAGGCTCAGTGGCTCGGCCACTACGGCCAGGTCTCCGTGACCATCGAAGGCCATTGCGACGAACGCGGCACCCGTGAATACAACCTTGCGCTCGGCGACCGTCGCGCTCAGGCTGTAGTCAACTACCTCGCAGCTCAAGGCGTGTCGGCTGACCGCCTGAAGTCGATCAGCTACGGCAAAGAACGTCCGGCAGTTGTTGGCAACGGCGAAAGCGCCTGGGGCCAGAACCGTCGCGGTGTGCTCGCTGTCGATTGA
- a CDS encoding alpha/beta fold hydrolase, giving the protein MSELFTRVRGEGPVLLMMHGLFGSADNLGGIARILEEDFKVISVDMRGHGRSPHGGDISYPHMAADAARVLDAHGVDSAFVFGHSMGGKTAMQLALSYPERVSKLVVGDISPVAYPRHHERILEGMKAVAAAAPGSRAGAEELLAPYVDEPEVLSFLLTNWRRREGGDAWGWRLDLDGIVKDYQNLMAGNEGAPYAGPVLFLRGGDSDYIQPTHREAVLALFPAAEVRTITGTGHWLHAEKPDLVARTIRKFLLG; this is encoded by the coding sequence ATGAGCGAGCTTTTCACCCGCGTGCGCGGCGAGGGGCCGGTTCTTCTGATGATGCATGGCCTGTTCGGGTCCGCCGACAACCTTGGGGGTATCGCGCGTATTCTGGAAGAAGACTTCAAGGTCATTTCCGTCGACATGCGCGGCCATGGCCGCAGCCCGCATGGCGGCGATATCAGCTATCCCCACATGGCGGCCGATGCCGCGCGGGTGCTGGACGCGCACGGTGTGGACAGCGCCTTCGTGTTTGGTCATTCGATGGGCGGCAAAACGGCGATGCAGCTGGCGCTTTCCTACCCCGAACGCGTGTCGAAACTGGTGGTGGGGGACATCAGCCCCGTCGCCTATCCGCGCCATCACGAGCGCATTCTGGAAGGCATGAAAGCGGTGGCGGCAGCGGCCCCCGGCAGCCGGGCGGGTGCCGAAGAACTGCTTGCGCCCTATGTGGACGAGCCCGAAGTCCTCAGCTTCCTCCTCACCAACTGGCGACGGCGCGAGGGAGGAGATGCATGGGGATGGCGGCTCGACCTTGACGGAATCGTCAAAGACTATCAGAATCTGATGGCCGGCAACGAGGGGGCGCCTTATGCCGGCCCCGTTCTGTTCCTCAGGGGCGGTGACTCGGACTATATCCAGCCGACGCACAGGGAAGCGGTTCTGGCCCTTTTCCCGGCGGCGGAGGTAAGGACGATCACCGGCACCGGTCACTGGCTGCATGCCGAGAAGCCGGACCTTGTGGCGCGGACGATCCGCAAATTTTTACTGGGATGA
- the tilS gene encoding tRNA lysidine(34) synthetase TilS, producing MTAASPHPPAPYTSRELDETLARLGVPQGAPVAIALSGGADSLALVLLAAATRPVLALTVDHGLRPASSDEAATVAGWMAARGIQHRTLRWDGEKPASNIQAAARAARYDLLAAACKAANIPVLLTGHHADDQAETLLLRLARGSGLKGLGGIAPVRELVPGLSLVRPLLAVPKSRLVATLTAMGQDWIEDPSNESDAFDRVKARRLLADPPLEGLTVERLAATAERLRQAQAALDHYQTLWEAEAIERHPAGHAVLRADRLGSVPEETELRALADLIRWLGGQDFGPRLDSLSRLYADLKSQDFAGATLGGCQFVAEGHGRVLCVRELAAMAPRTAWVQGALYDGRWLMDGEGEGLEIGALGTDGWRTLRGQALSVSDRLEGILPRAARLVLPAVFSGDELVALPTIGITLRPDCSVRLSLQSLGLAKK from the coding sequence GTGACCGCGGCTTCTCCGCATCCGCCGGCGCCCTATACCAGTCGCGAGCTTGACGAAACGCTTGCCCGCCTCGGCGTGCCTCAGGGTGCGCCGGTGGCGATCGCCCTTTCTGGTGGCGCGGACAGCCTAGCGCTGGTGCTATTGGCCGCTGCCACCCGCCCCGTCCTCGCCCTCACCGTCGATCACGGCTTGCGCCCTGCTTCATCCGATGAGGCAGCAACTGTGGCTGGCTGGATGGCGGCGCGCGGTATCCAGCATCGAACTTTGCGCTGGGATGGCGAAAAGCCAGCTTCCAACATTCAGGCCGCTGCCCGTGCGGCGCGTTATGACCTGCTTGCTGCTGCCTGCAAGGCAGCCAATATCCCTGTTTTGCTGACCGGTCATCATGCCGACGATCAGGCTGAAACGCTGCTGTTGCGTCTGGCACGCGGCAGCGGGCTCAAGGGGCTTGGCGGGATTGCGCCGGTGCGCGAGCTGGTGCCGGGCCTCAGCCTTGTCCGGCCGCTCCTTGCTGTGCCGAAATCGCGGCTGGTGGCGACGCTGACCGCCATGGGGCAGGACTGGATCGAGGACCCGAGCAACGAAAGCGATGCGTTCGACCGGGTGAAAGCGCGCCGCCTGCTCGCCGATCCGCCGCTTGAAGGCCTGACGGTGGAGCGGCTGGCAGCAACAGCCGAACGCCTGCGGCAGGCGCAGGCAGCGCTCGACCATTATCAGACGCTGTGGGAAGCCGAAGCCATCGAGCGCCACCCTGCGGGCCACGCCGTGCTGCGGGCTGACCGTCTTGGCAGCGTGCCCGAGGAAACCGAGCTTCGGGCGCTTGCTGACCTTATCCGCTGGCTTGGCGGGCAGGATTTCGGTCCGCGCCTTGATAGCCTTTCGCGCCTATATGCCGATTTGAAATCGCAGGACTTTGCGGGTGCCACGCTCGGCGGTTGCCAGTTCGTGGCCGAAGGGCACGGGCGTGTGCTGTGCGTGCGGGAACTCGCGGCCATGGCGCCCCGTACTGCATGGGTGCAGGGCGCGCTTTACGATGGTCGGTGGTTGATGGACGGCGAGGGTGAAGGCCTTGAAATCGGCGCGCTTGGAACCGATGGCTGGCGAACCTTGCGGGGGCAAGCACTGTCGGTCAGCGACCGGCTTGAAGGCATACTGCCGCGCGCCGCGCGCCTCGTGCTGCCGGCTGTTTTTTCAGGGGATGAACTGGTGGCGCTCCCCACGATTGGCATCACCTTGCGCCCCGATTGCAGCGTCCGCCTGTCGCTGCAATCGCTCGGCTTGGCGAAAAAGTGA